One segment of Hemibagrus wyckioides isolate EC202008001 linkage group LG05, SWU_Hwy_1.0, whole genome shotgun sequence DNA contains the following:
- the ap3s1 gene encoding AP-3 complex subunit sigma-1 isoform X1, whose protein sequence is MIKAILIFNNHGKPRLSKFYEHYSEDTEQQIIRETFHLVSKRDENVCNFLEGGMLIGGSDNKLIYRHYATLYFVFCVDSSESELGILDLIQVFVETLDKCFENVCELDLIFHVDKVHNILSEMVMGGMVLETNMNEIITQVDSQNKLEKSEAGIAGAPARAVSAVKNMNLPEMPKNINIGDISIKVPNLPSFK, encoded by the exons ATGATAAAAGCCATATTAATATTCAACAACCATGGGAAACCCAGGCTTTCGAAATTCTATGAACATTAC AGTGAAGACACGGAGCAGCAGATCATCAGGGAAACATTTCACCTAGTATCAAAGCGGGATGAGAACGTCTGCAATTTTCTTGAGGGTGGAAT GTTGATAGGTGGATCAGACAACAAGCTGATCTACAGACACTATGCGACGCTGTACTTTGTCTTCTGTGTAGACTCCTCAGAGAGCGAACTCGGCATTCTAGACTTAATCCAG GTGTTTGTGGAAACACTGGACAAATGTTTCGAGAATGTCTGTGAGCTTGACCTCATTTTCCATGTAGACAAG GTACACAACATCCTGTCTGAGATGGTGATGGGCGGCATGGTCCTAGAGACCAACATGAACGAGATCATAACACAAGTGGATTCGCAAAACAAACTAGAGAAGTCTGAG GCTGGCATTGCAGGGGCTCCTGCACGTGCTGTTTCAGCAGTAAAGAACATGAACCTGCCAGAAATGCCCAAGAACATCAACATCGGAGACATCAGCATAAAAGTGCCAAACTTGCCATCTTTTAAATAG
- the ap3s1 gene encoding AP-3 complex subunit sigma-1 isoform X2, with product MIKAILIFNNHGKPRLSKFYEHYSEDTEQQIIRETFHLVSKRDENVCNFLEGGMLIGGSDNKLIYRHYATLYFVFCVDSSESELGILDLIQVFVETLDKCFENVCELDLIFHVDKVHNILSEMVMGGMVLETNMNEIITQVDSQNKLEKSETFIFQSPRQDR from the exons ATGATAAAAGCCATATTAATATTCAACAACCATGGGAAACCCAGGCTTTCGAAATTCTATGAACATTAC AGTGAAGACACGGAGCAGCAGATCATCAGGGAAACATTTCACCTAGTATCAAAGCGGGATGAGAACGTCTGCAATTTTCTTGAGGGTGGAAT GTTGATAGGTGGATCAGACAACAAGCTGATCTACAGACACTATGCGACGCTGTACTTTGTCTTCTGTGTAGACTCCTCAGAGAGCGAACTCGGCATTCTAGACTTAATCCAG GTGTTTGTGGAAACACTGGACAAATGTTTCGAGAATGTCTGTGAGCTTGACCTCATTTTCCATGTAGACAAG GTACACAACATCCTGTCTGAGATGGTGATGGGCGGCATGGTCCTAGAGACCAACATGAACGAGATCATAACACAAGTGGATTCGCAAAACAAACTAGAGAAGTCTGAG ACGTTTATCTTTCAGTCCCCCAGGCAAGACAGGTAG